The DNA segment AGCCGCGGGATCGACCGCATCGACGAGGTCGCCGCGGCGGTCGTCGACCGGCTCACCGAGCGCGGTCTCGACCCCGTGGTGGTGCCGGCGATGGGCAGTCACGGCGGCGCGACCCCCGAGGGGCAACGCGAGGTGCTGGAAGCGCTCGGGGTCACCGAGGAGACGGTCGGCGCCCCGATCGACGCCCGAATGGCAGCCGAGGAGCTGGCGACGGTGACCGTGGGCGACGCCGACCTCCCCGTGTACTTCTCGGAGGCGGCGCTCGCGGCCGACGCCGTCCTCGTCGTGAACCGCGTGAAGGCGCACACCAACTTCACCGGACCCGTCGAGAGCGGGCTCGCGAAGATGACCGTCGTCGGGCTGGGCAAGCAGCGCGGCGCGAAGTCGTTCCACTCGACGGCGATCGCCGAGGGGTACGTCGAGGCGCTGACGGCCGCGCTCGACGTCATCGAGCGCGAGACGCCGCTCCTCGGCGGGATCGCGCTCGTCGAGAACTTCGAGGAGGAGGTCGGGCACCTGGAGGCCGTCCCCGCGGGCTCGTTCATCGACCGCGAGCCGGAGCTGCTGGAGCGCGCGTACGAGGAGATGCCGACGCTCCCGATCGACGACGTCGACCTCCTCGTCGTCGACGAGATCGGCAAGGAGATCTCCGGCGCCGGGATGGACACGAACGTCATCGGTCGCTACCGCGTCCTCAACGCGCCCGACCCGGAGACGCCCGACGTCGACCTCATCTACGTGCGGGGGTTGACCGAGGCGACGAAGGGGAACGGCAACGGGATCGGGCTCGCGGACCTCACTCGGCGGAGCGCGGTCGACCAGCTGGACCTGAAGAAGACGTACGCGAACGCGCTCACCAGCGGGTCGCTCGCGAAGTCGAAGCTCCCCGTGGTGGCGCCGGACGACGAGTTCGCGCTCCGGACCGCGCTGGCGGCGCTCGGCGGCTACGACCCCGAGACCGTCCGCATCGTCTGGATCCGGAACACGCAGGACCTCGGGGAGCTCCGCGTCTCCGACGCCGGCGTCGACGACCTCCCCGCGGCGGCGACGGTGGTCGGCCGGGAGACGGTCGGGTTCGAGGACGGGACGGCGGGGTTCGAGGCCTCGGCCGACGACGGCTCGGGCGCGTAGGGCGGTCCCGGCCCCTTGCCTCTAGGGAAACGTTTTCACGCCGCACTCGGGATGAGTGAGACATGGACCTACAGATCGACGGGAACGCGGCCCTCGTCACGGCGTCGTCCAGCGGACTCGGCAAGGCATCGGCGAAGGCGTTGGCCCGCGAGGGCGTCGACGTCGTCATCAACGGCCGCGACGAGGAGCGACTGGCGGCCGCGAAAGAGGAGGTCGAGGCGGTCGCGACCGGCGAGGTCGTCGCGCAGCCGGCCGACCTGACCGACGCCGACGAGGTGGCGGCCCTGGTGGAGACCACGGTCGACGAGTTCGGCACGATCGACCACCTCGTGACGAGCGCGGGCGGCCCGCCGTCGGGCGCCTTCCTCGACACCGACGACGAGGACTGGCAGCACGCCTACGACCTGCTCGTGATGAGCGTCGTCCGGCTGGCGCGGGAGTCGTACCCGCACCTCAAGGAGGGCGACGGCGGCACCATCGTCAACATCACCTCCCGGAGCGTGAAGGAGGCCATCGATAGCCTCGTGCTGTCGAACTCCGTCCGGATGAGCGTCATCGGGTTAGAGAAGACGCTCTCGAAGGAGTTCGCGCCGGAGGTACGCGCGAACGCCGTCCTCCCCGGCCCTCACGAGACGAGCCGCATCCGCGACCTCGTCGAGGCCGCCGTCGAGCGCGGCGACTACGACTCCTACGAGGAGGGGCTCGACGACTGGGCGGGGAACCCGCTGGAGCGCATCGGCGACCCGATGGAGCTCGGCAACACCGTCGCGTTCCTCTCGTCGCCGAAGTCCGGCTACGTCAACGGCACCGCGCTCCCGATCGACGGCGGCTCGACCGGGGCGAACCTATGAGACCGGTCGCGTTCGACGAGGCGGAGACGTACGAGCCCGAGAAGGGGTGGCGGCGCGTGTCGATGGCCGGCAGCGACCAGTTCTCCTTCGAGTGGTTCGAGAAGCCGCCGGGACACAGCTCGCCGATGCACGACCACGAGAACGAGCAGGTCTGCCTCTGCTTGGAGGGCGAGCTCACGGTCGCCACCGAGGACGACGAAGTGACGCTCCAGAAGAACGACTCCGTCTTGCTGGAGTCCAACGAGGCCCACAGAGTGGAGAACACCGGCGACGAGCGCGCGGTCGGCCTCGACGTGTTCGCGCCCGGGCGCTCGTTCGACTTCTGGACGGACCGCGAGGAGTGAGATGAACGGAGCGAACGCGCGAAACGGGGCGGTCTCCGGATGAAGTACCTCGCACGCACCGCGACCGGCGACCCCCTGCTCGGCGACGAGAGGGGGTACGTCCCCCTCGGCGCGGTCGAGCCCGACCTGGAGAGCGTCCGCGACGCGCTCCCCCGGGCGGCCGCGGGGACGCTCGGCGACGTCGCCGACGCGACCGCCGACGCCGTCCCGGCCGAGGACGTCTCGTTCGGCGCGCCGCTGGAATCGTTCGGGAAGCTGTGGGGGATCGGGCTGAACTACGAGGAGCACGCCGGCGACCTCGACGAGCAGCGCCCGACGGAGCCGGCGAGCTTCATGAAGCCGTCGTCGGTCCTGACGGGGCCGGGCGGCCCGATCCGGCTGCCGCCGACCGAGCAGAGCGAGCGGGTGACCGCCGAGGCGGAGCTGGCCGTCGTGATGGGCCGAACCTGCCGGAACGTCGACGAGGGCGACGTGGACGGCGTGATCGCGGGGTTCCTCCCCGTGATCGACATGACGGCCGAGGACGTGCTCCAGCGGAACCCGCGCTTCCTCACGCGGGCGAAGAGCTACGACACGTTCCTCGTGCCCGGCGCCGCGCTCGCGGTGCCGGAGGAGCCGCTCGACTTGGAGTCGCTCTCGGTGCGGACCGAGGTCAACGGCGAGGTCCGGGCGGAAAACGAGATCCGGAACATGCTGTTCCCGCCGGCGGAGATCGTCTCGTTCCACTCCGACGTGATGACGCTGGAGCCGGGCGACCTGTTCAGCACCGGAACGCCCGGCGCGGCGCCCATCGACCCCGGCGACGAGGTGCGGGCGGTCGTCGAGTCGATCGGCACGGTCGACGCGCCGGTGACGCGGTAGGAGGGCCGGACGCGACCCGCGGCGGCGACGGACCGAGCCTCTGCCCGTTGTCGTCGGCCGGCACTGGCAGCCATCTTTATTACCCGCTGTTCGGTTAGGTTTCCGTATGTACCGCGTACTGCTCCCCGTCGGCGGGGAGGCCGAGCACGTACTGGCCGCGGCGGACGCCGTCGCGTCGCTGCCGAACGCCGCCGACGAGGTCGAGGCGGTGATACTCAACGTCTACGAGGGGTTCGAGGTCAGCGGCGAGGGAGGCCGCGTCGACTCCGAGGACGTGTGGAACGAGGAGAACTACCCGGAGAGCGTCGACGCCGTCGAGGACCGGCTGACGGAGGCCGGCGTCGAGACGACCAGGCGGCGCGAGCACGGCGACCCCGCCGAGACGATCATCGAGGTCGCCGAGGAACTCGACGTCGACAACGTCACCATGAGCGGGCGCCGCCGGAGCCCGACCGGCAAGATGCTGTTCGGGAGCACGACCCAGTCGGTGTTGCTCGCGGCCGACCGACCGGTGACGGTCATCCTCGACGAATAACCCGTCGGCCGCGACGTGTTCGGCGGTCGTCACGACGGGGAATATTCTCCCCGTTTAAACTGAAACAAACAGATACATTGTTAATGATCGACTGATTTTACACGGTTGAGCATGGCAGAAAACTCAGTCAATCGACGCAAGTTCCTGTACGGCACGGGCGCGGTAGGCATCACCGGACTCGCCGGATGTAGCGGCGGCGACGGTGGGGACGGTTCCGACGGCTCTGACGGTTCCGACGGTTCCGACGGTTCCGACGGCTCTGACGGTTCCGACGGTTCCGACGGTTCCGACGGCGGCAGCGAGGACCTCTCGCTGCGCGTCGGGACGTCGGCCGGCGGGACGCAGGACGTCGGCCTCGCCGTCGAGCGCGCGGTGAGCCAGGAGAGCGACACCCTGAGCTACTCGACGATCGAGAGCCCGGGCTACATCGGGACGATCCGCCGGATGGCGAACAACCAGTTCAACGCCGGCATCACCGACAACAACTCGCTGGCGAAGGCGCTCGACGACAGGGGCGCGTTCGAGGAGCAGGGCGTCGAGCGCATCCCGCAGTACGGCTTCTACGCGTTCCCGTACAGCATCTACGTCATCGCCCGCGACGGCACGGGGATCGAGACGTTCGACGACCTCGCCGGCGCGAACGTCTACCCGGCGGAGCCGGGCTACTCGACGCGTGCGACGACGCTCGACGTCTGGTCGCAGGAGCCGACGGCTGACGTCTACGAGGAGATGAACATCCAGAACATGGGCGTCGACTCCGCGCCCGGCGCGATGGAGGAGGGCAACATCGACGCCTGCATCGCGTACGGGACGCCCGGCGTGCGGTACACCGGGTTCGTTCAGGAGATCGCCTCCCGGATCGACGTCCACTACGTCGAGCCGACGGACGCGCTTCGGGAGTCCGCCGAGTCGTACCCGGGCGCCGGGTTCGGCACCACGAGCTACGACGAGTGGCCCATCGCGGACACCGACATCGGCACCGACGAGGTGTTCCACTGGAACCTCGAAGTGAACTACACGTTCAACCCCGAGGCGAACCCGGACGCCGTCTACGAGCTGTGCCGCGTCGTCGACGAGCACAACGACACGGTCAACGAGGGCGAAGAGCAGTTCAACGACTTCGAATCCACCGCGGACATGCTCGGCTCGGCCCGCGAGAACATCCCGGTCCACCGCGGCGCCGTGCAGTACTACAAGGACAACGACGCGTGGGACGACAGCCTGACCGAAGGCGACAGCGCCTGATCGGCGGGTAAACCGGCTTTCCTCCCCGCTCTCCGGGGCGTACCGATCAGTAATTTAAAATCCTCGAACACGTAATCGACAATCCAGACACCAACCATGACACGACCCACCACGCCCGGGCGGACGAATATCATCTCTAACGTACGCTGGCACCAATGAGCACGGAAACGGCCTCGACGGAGCCCGACTCCGGACTGCTTCGGGGGCTCGACGTCACGGTCACGGCGGCGGCGCTGCTGTTCTGGGCGGGGGTGCTCTACTGGGCCCAGACGCAGGCCATCTCGCAGGTGCGGTTCGCCACCGCGTTCGTCGGCGGTATCCTGACCGTCTACGCGCTCAACGAGACGCGGCTCGCCATCGCCGACGGAGACTGGATCGACGGCGCCGTGTTGATCCCCGCGTCGCTGGCGCTGATGACCGCGTCGGCGTTCTTCGCGATCAACTTCCAGGACGTCTACCTCCAGCGCCAGGGGTACGCGCTCGAGCACGAGTACATGCTCGCGCGGCTCGTCGTCCTCTCGCTGATGTACCTCACGTGGCGCGAGTTCGGCAACGTGTTCCTCGGACTCATCTTCGCCGTGTTCGCGTACGCGATGTACGGGAACTACGTCCCGGGCGTGTTGGGGCACGCGGGGATGCAACAGGCGACGCTGCTGCAGGCGACGGTCACGGACCTGTACGGCTTCTACGGGAGCCTCACGCAGATCACGGCCTCGTGGATCGCGCCGTTCCTGCTGTACGCCGGCCTGCTGTTCGCGTACGGCGCGTTCGACCTGATCCTGCGGGTCGCCATCGTGGCCGCGAAGTACATCGAGTCCGGCATCGCTCAGACCGCCGTGCTCTCCTCGGCTGTCATCGGCTCGATCAACGGCTCATACACCGCTAACGCGGCGATGACGGGATCGTTCACCATCCCGACGATGCAGGAGGCCGGGATGGAGGGCCACCGCGCGGCCGGCATCGAGGCGGTCGCCTCGACCTCCGGGCAGGTGCTCCCGCCAGTGATGGGCGCGTCCGCGTTCGTGATGGCGTCGTACCTCGGCGTCCCGTACCTCGACATCGTCGTCGCCGGGCTCGTGCCGGCCGCGATCCTGGTCGTCTCCATCTCCATCGCGGTCCACTACCTCGCCATCGCCGACTCCAGCAGCCAGGACATGGAGTTCTCCGAGTTCTTCGACGAAGAGCTCTCGACGGAGAAGAAGATATTCGAGGCGCTCCGCTTCGGCGTCCCGTTCGCGCTGCTCATCTACCTGCTCGGGATCGTCCAGTACACGGTGATGACGTCCGCGCTGTACACGGTGGTCGCGATGATGGTCACCGGGGTGCTCATGCCGCCGCTCCAGCGGGTCGTGGACAGTTCGGGCACCAGCCCGGTCGGAGAGTTCGTCACGCAGGTGAAAAACACCGTTCACGGGATCCGGCGCGGCGCCATCATCCTGGCGCCGATCGCGATCATCCTGGTCGTCATCAGCGGCGTCGTGAACCTGTTCAGCACGACCGGCATCCCGGCGAAGATCGCGCTGCTGCTCATCAACATCTCGGGCGGCGTGCTGCTGTTCGCGGTGCTGCTCGGGATGGGCGTCGCCATCCTGATGGGCGTCGGCATGCCGACGGTCGCCGCGTACGTCATCGTGGCCATCCTCATCGTGCCGACCTTCGTCTCGGACTTCAACGTCGCGCCGATCACGGCCCACTACACGATGTTCTACGCGGCCATCCTCGCGGGGATCACGCCGCCGGTGGCGACCGCGGCGGTGATCGCGGCGGGGATCGCGGAGGCGAACTTCTGGCGGACCTGCGGCGCCGCGGTCCGGATCGCCGCGCCGCTGTTCGTTCTCCCGGTCGCGTTCGTCTACAACCCCGCCATGATCTCGATGGAACCCGGACTCGGCACGCTGTACGTCGGACTGCTCGTGCTGCTCGGCGCAGTGACGATCATCTACGGGCTGAACTACCCGTTCAAGATGCGCCCCGGACGGAAGCTCGGCGCGCGGGCCCTGCTCGCGACGCTCGGCGTCCTCATCATGACGTACCCGAGCGACGTCGCGAAGATCGCCGGGATCGCCGTCTTCGCCGCCGTCTTCGTGGCCGAGAAGGTGATGATCCGCGGTCTCAAGCTGCCGTTCGGCAGGGGGGCGAGCCAATGAGCGACGACGACTCTCCCGAGGCGGTCGCCGAGCAGTCCGCACAGCAGGCCGGCGGTCTCGGGGAGATCATCCCGGAGCCGCTGATGCCGGTGTGGAACCGGGTCGAGAAGGTGCAGGCGTTCCGCCGGACCCACGGCGAGAAGTACGTCGGCGCCCTCGAGCTGCTCACCGCGCTCGCGCTCACGGCCGGCTACGTCTGGTGGCTGCTCATCTTCCTCGAACTGCTGTGAACGGGCGCGCGACGTAGCGCCCCTCCGAACGCTTTTTTACTCGAACCACTCGGCCGCGCGCTCGACGTCCTGCGGGATGTGGTACTCCCGCTCGCAGACGTCGTCGAGGTACGAGCGCAGCTCGGGCGCGAATTCGGGGTGCGCGCAGCGCTCGATTATCAGCTCCGCGCGCTCGACCGGCGAGAGCCCGCGCACGTCGGCGACGCCCTGCTCGGTGACGAAGACGTCGACGTCGTGTTCCGTGTGGTCGACGTGGAACGTCTGCGGGACGACCCGCGAGACCGCGCCGTCGTCGAGCGCGGAGGGGAGCGCACACACCGTGATCAGCGAGTTCCGGTTGAAGTCGGCCGAGCCGCCGACGCCGTTTATCATGCGCTCGCCGCGGACGTGCGTGGAGTTGACGTTGCCGTAGAGGTCGAACTCGATGGCGCTGTTGACGCCGACCACGCCGAACTGGTCGATGAGCCCCGGGTGGTTGGAGACGTCGGCCGGCCGGAGCACCACGTCCTCGGCGTAGCGCTCGACGTCCTCGAAGAGGCGCTGTTGGCCCTCGTCGGTGAGCGCGAGCGACGTCGCGCTCGCGGCTTCCAGCCCGCCGGCGTCGAGCATGTCGAAGAGGCCGTCCTGGATGAGCTCGCCGAAGTACACCACCTCGCGGTCGCCGAAGTCGAGCGCCTGGAGCTCGCCCATCAGGGCGTTGCCGAGCGAGCCGACGCCGAACTGGAGGTGGACCGCGTCGTCGAAGACGGGGGACCGCTCCAGCTCCTCGCGGAGGAACGAGCCGAGGTTGGCGGCGATCGCGAGGTCGTCGTCGGTCGGGTCCCGGAAGGTGTACGTCGAGTCGGGGATCTCCGTCTCGACGACGCCCGCGAGCTTCTCGGGGTCGAACTCGACGTGTGGGGTGCCGATTCGCTCTCCGGGGTCGGAGAGGGGGATCGGTCCGCGGTCCGGCGGCGCGTCCGGTCGGTACACGTCGTGGAGCGCCTGCAGTTCGAGCGGCTGGTGGCGGTTTAATTCGACGTACAGCTCGTCGGCGGCCTCGACGAAGGCGGGCACCTGCCCGAGCGACGTGGAGGGAACGAACCAGTCCTCGCCGACCGCGACCGCCTCGACGACGGCGACGTCGGGGTCGACGAGCCCGCCGTACTGGACCTCGTCGCCGATCGAGGAGGCGTTGCGGTCGCTGAAGGCGATCTCGCGGGCGTCGGTCTTCTCGCGGGCGACCCGCGACGACTGGTAGGAGAACCGGCGCTCGACGGCCCCGGAGCCGACGAGATCGACGTCGATCTCGTCGCCGACCTTCCCGCTGGCGACCAGCGTGAGCGACAGGTCGCGGGGCGACTCCGCCAGCGCGAGCGGGATCGCCTTCGGGTAGCCGACGCTGCCGAAGCCGCTCGTGAGCACCGTCGCGTCGGCGTCGATCGCGGCGGCCGCCGTCTCCGCGTCGACGAGCGGGACGTCGCCGTGGAGCCGGCGCTCGACCGGCAGTCGGTCGGGTCCGCGGCTCATCGGTCGCCTCGGTCCGGGCGGGTGAAGCGTTCGCGAGTGGCGGGACGCTCGTGAGGAGCGATGCGACCGTCGATGACGGCCCGAGCGGGGCCGCCGCGAGTCGGGGGAGACGCGTTGGGTGTCATGGTCCTGAAAGCGGGACGCGCCGCGCGGAAGCGACGATTCCGTCGGCGGCGTCCGGCGAGTGGTGGTCCCAACGTCGGACGGCCGGGACTTAAACCGTCACCTTCGCTGCGAGCCGCTCCGCGATGTGCTCCCCGAACGGTAGCGAGGAGGTGAGCCCGGGGGAGACGGCGTTGAGGACGTGGACGGCGTCCTCGCGTTCGACGAACAGCGGGTCTTTCACCAGCTCGCCGTCGTCGCTCACGAGCTGCGCGCGGATCCCGGCGTAGCTCTTCTGTAAGTCCTCGGCGCGCACGTCGGGCACGAGCTTCTGGGAGGCCGCCGCGAACTTCTCCTTGCGATACGACTTGTTCAGCTCCGCCCACGCGACCGAGAGCATCAGCGGCGAGGAGAGCAGCCGCCGGAAGCCGCCGTAGGTGAGCGTCTCGAGCAGCTCGCGGGGGTCGACGTCGGTGTTGTCGTACGCCTCGCGACCGAACGCGAGCACCGCGTTCGGGCCGACGATCACCTTGCCGTCGGTGCGGCGGGTGTAGTGGACGCCGAGGAAGGGGAGCTCCGGGTTCGGCGTCGGGTAGATCATCGTCTCGCAGAGCTCGGCGCGCTCGGGGCGCACCTCGTAGTACTCGCCGCGGAACGGGACCACCTGGTACTCCTCGCCGACGCCGACCTGATGGGCCAGCGTGTCGGCGTGGAGCCCCGCGGCGTTGACCAGGTACGGGACCTCGAACCGGCCGTTACTCGTGTCGAGTCGGTACCCCTCGGCCGCCTCCTCGATCCGCGAGACCTCGTAGCCCGTGTAAATAGTGACCCCGAGCTCCCGGGCCTCGCGGGCGAGCGCGTAGACGTACTGCTCGGAGTCGACGGAGGCGGCCTCCGGAGCGTGGAGCGCGGCCTGTCCCTCGGCGTGCGGCTCGTGCGCGCGGATCGCCTCGCGGGAGTCGAGCAGCTCGTAGGCGACGCCGTTGGCCTCGGCCTGCTCGGCGAGGTCGTCGAGCCGCGCCTCCTCCTCGTCGTCCGTCGCGACGACGAGGACGCCCAGCTCCTCGCAGGGGACGTCGTGCTCCTCGCAGTAGGCCTTCATCCGGGCGGTCCCCTCGGTGGCGAACCGCGCCTTCTTCGAGTCCGGCGGGTAGTTGAACCCGGGGTGGAGCACCCCGGAGTTCCGGCCGCTCTGGTGCGAGGCGAGGTGGTGCTCCTTCTCTAAGACGGCGACGTCGAGGTCGGTGCGCTCGGCGAGGTGTTTGGCGACCGACAGCCCGACGCAGCCGCCGCCGACGATGGCGACGTCGTGGCGCATCATTTGGTGTCCGACGGATCCGGAGGCGGTGGGATATAGGTGCCGTTCGGGGCATACCGGAACGGGTTCGAGGCCCCGTTCGCGACCGGTCCCGCCGCGACCCGTCGAGGCCACGGTAACGCCTATGTCGCTGCCCGCCCGTGATACCGACGAATGACCGACACGGACGGCGGCCGTCGGAACAAGGTGGCGCGCCTCCTCGACGAGTACGACCTGGACGGCGTCGGCGACGAGCTGGAGGCGCGGTGGACGGCGACCGGCGACGACCACACGAGCCTGCGCGACCTCGCCGCCGAGTTCAACCGCAGGCTCGTCGAGGCCCGACTCGACGAGACCGGAGTGCGGCTGTCGGCGCGGGAGCTGGACGCGGTGGTGCGGTCGCTGACGGGCGACGACGTCGCCGTAGCCGACCGGACGCAGCTCCGCCGCCGGCTCGAACGCGAGGGCGTCGACGTCGACGCGCTCGACTGCGACGTGGTCACGTATCAGGCCGTCCGGAGCTACCTCCGGGACCACCGCGGCGCGGAGTACGAGCGCGACGGCGGCGACCGCGCGACGACCGCGGCCCGGGCGATCGGGAAGCTCCGCGGCCGGCTGGTCTCGGTCGCGGAGTCGAAGCTCCGGGGGCTCCGGAAGACCTCGGCGCTCACGCTCGGTGAGTTCCGGGTGCTGGTCGACGTGAGCGTGCTGTGTACGGACTGCGGCTCGCGGTACGGCGTCGCCGACCTGCTCTCGTCGGGCGGGTGCGACTGCGAGGCGTCGGAGTCGGCGGAAGTGGAGCCGCCGGAACCGGAGGAGTAGCTCGGCGGCGCTACAGGTCGTACTGCTCGCGGACCAGCCCGTCGAGGCCGCGCTCCTCCAGCACGTCAAGCGGCGCGAGCATGTCGAGCTGGACGACGCCCGGGAGCCGCCCGATCTGGACGCCGCCGGTGAACGTGCAGCGCCCGCGGACCTCGCCCTCGCTCATGTCGAGGAGCTTCGTCGCGCGGTCGAAGGCGTTCTGCGTGGCGTCGTTGACCGTGGCGCCGGAGCCGACCACCTGGATCGGCGCCATCTCCGTCTCCGTCTCGACGCCGTGTTCGGCCCCGAGCTCGCGGCCGGCCTCGCGCTCCGCCTCGGTGTACGGCGCGCTGATGAAGGGGAGGTCCTCCTCGTTCGGGAGCAGCACGGGGCCGTCGAGTTCGAGCCCCTCGATCACCTCGACGTCCATGGTGACGGTGCCGCTCACGTCGGTGGTGTGGAGGGAGAGCTCGCCGTCCCCCTGGTTCGCGTGGAGGTCGCCGACGTAGATCCCCGCGCCGTCGACGTCGACGGGGCAGATCAGCGTGGCGCCCGGGCGGACCTCGGGGATGTCCATGTGGCCGTCGGTGCGCTTCTCGAGGTCTTCTTCGGTCTCGACCCCGTAGTCGTGGTCGGCCCCGATGAGGCTCTGCCCGAAGTCGCCGGCGTTGTGGGAGTCGGGCATCGTCACCGACGGCGTCGTCCCGATGTTGCCGATAAAGGGCCGGAGGCGACCGAGCGTGCCGGGCATCCCGTCGGGCTCGTACAGCAGGATCGGGTGTTGCCGGGAGTTCTCGGGGATGTCCATCACCTCGTCGGCGTCGGTCGCGAGCTCGTGGGCGCCCTCCTTATCGAGCGTGACGCCGACCGCGTTCTCGTGGTCGAACGCGACGGTGTAGCCGTACTCGAAGCCGAACGAGGAGGCGTTGGCGCCGCAGTCGGCACAGCGGATCGCGTCCTCGCCGGTGCCCTCGACGACCGAGTCGGGCCAGGTCGTCCCGCACTCCGGGCAGCGGTGGTCGACGAACGGGTCGTCGCGGAACGCCTCCTCGCGCTCGGCCATCGACCCCGTGCTCGTCGCCATGCTCGTCACCTCCACGTCGCGGATGCGGATCGCGACGGCGTCGCCGACCTCGGCGCCCTCGACGCGGATCGGGCGCGTCACCTCGTGGCCGCCCCGGAACGAGGGGGTGACCATCGGTCCCCAACACCCGGGGGGCGTGTACGTCCGTATCGTCCCGCCGTCGGCGACGGTCCCGGCCCACTCCTGGTCGGGACCGACCAGCCCGAGCGTGTACTGGTCGACGTACAGCTCCTCTTCGATCTCTTGCTGTGACATAACACACCAGGGTACGTGACACACCGAAATAACGCTACTGCTCGCGGAACCGCGGCGGCGGTCGCGCGGAGAGAGAACGTTTCAAAACGGATAGCAAACGGGAGAATAGTCATTCCGAGACACAAAACGTCGGCGGCCCGGGATCCGAACGAGAATCTGAGCCGTACCGCCCGCTCGACGCGGTTAAAATGGGTTTCGGAGCGCTATTTTCGGCGAGATCGACGATGACCGGTGTGAGTCGGAGACACGAGCGTACGCGGGCCACGGCCTGGCAGAAGCGGCGTTCTCACCGAAACCGAGATGACGGCTGAGCTTTCGATTTCGAACAATGGTACAATTCGAAGAATACTCGAATGTCTTACGAATATCGGCGTCGGGGTCTGCGTGATGGCCCGACTACGCCGCGCGGTCGGCGGCGCCGTCGACCAGCTCCTCGGCGACGGTCGCGGCGTCCATCAGGGCCGGGTCGACAGCGAGGTCGGCGACGGTCGCGACGAACGCCGGCAGCGACCGCTCGGCGTACGTCACGACGAGGACGGACGGCTGCAGCTCCTTGGCGATCGGGATGCCGGTCGCCTCCTCGACGTCGGTGAGGACGAAGTAGTCGGCGTCGGCGATCCCGGCGTCGGAGAGCGCGTCGGCGGTGACGAGCCCCTCGATCCGGCGGACCTCGACGCCGAGGGCGGCGAGCTCCTCGCCGAGGCCGTGCTCGTCGGGGCCGGCGACGACGGCGATTTCGCCCTCGGCGCGACCGCCGTCGGGGCGAGCGGATTCGCCCGCCATCACTCGTACTCGATCGTCGCGGGCGGCTTGTGGGTCACGTCGTAGACGACGCGGGCGACGTTCTCGTTCTCGCCGGTGATCCGGCTCTGGATCCGCTGGAGCGTGCTCCAGTCGAGCTCCTGCGCCCGGGCGGTCATCCCGTCGCGGCTCTCGACCGAGCGCACGGCGACGACCCAGCCGTGGACGCGGTTGTCGCCCTTGACGCCGGTCGCCTTTCCGAGGACGGCGGCGAACGCCTGCCACGGGTCGTACTCCTCCAGCTCCTCCTCGACGACGTGGGTCGCCTCGCGGGCGACGGCGGCCTTCTCCGGCGTCACCTCGCCGACGATCCGGACGGCGAGGCCCGGGCCGGGGAACGGCATGCGCTCGGAGATGATCTCTTCGAGGCCGAGCTCGCGGGCGACCTCGCGGACCTCGTCCTTGTAGAGGTCGCGCACGGGCTCGACGATCCCCTCGAAGTCGACGACCTCGGGGAGCCCGCCGACGTTGTGGTGCGACTTGATGTTCCCCTCGGACTCGATGCGGTCCGGGTAGATCGTCCCCTGCACGAGGTAGTCGGCGTCGACGTCGCGGGCGACCGTCTCGAACTCGTCGATGAACCCCTCGCCGATGACGTGGCGCTTCTCCTCGGGGTCGGTGACGCCCGCCAGCCGCTCGAAGAAGCGGTCCTGGGCCTCGATCACCCGCAGCGACTCCATGAACGAGAAGGTGTCTCGGATCTCCTCGGTCTCCCCTTTCCG comes from the Halorubrum depositum genome and includes:
- the lhgO gene encoding L-2-hydroxyglutarate oxidase codes for the protein MMRHDVAIVGGGCVGLSVAKHLAERTDLDVAVLEKEHHLASHQSGRNSGVLHPGFNYPPDSKKARFATEGTARMKAYCEEHDVPCEELGVLVVATDDEEEARLDDLAEQAEANGVAYELLDSREAIRAHEPHAEGQAALHAPEAASVDSEQYVYALAREARELGVTIYTGYEVSRIEEAAEGYRLDTSNGRFEVPYLVNAAGLHADTLAHQVGVGEEYQVVPFRGEYYEVRPERAELCETMIYPTPNPELPFLGVHYTRRTDGKVIVGPNAVLAFGREAYDNTDVDPRELLETLTYGGFRRLLSSPLMLSVAWAELNKSYRKEKFAAASQKLVPDVRAEDLQKSYAGIRAQLVSDDGELVKDPLFVEREDAVHVLNAVSPGLTSSLPFGEHIAERLAAKVTV
- the rdfA gene encoding rod-determining factor RdfA, with translation MTDTDGGRRNKVARLLDEYDLDGVGDELEARWTATGDDHTSLRDLAAEFNRRLVEARLDETGVRLSARELDAVVRSLTGDDVAVADRTQLRRRLEREGVDVDALDCDVVTYQAVRSYLRDHRGAEYERDGGDRATTAARAIGKLRGRLVSVAESKLRGLRKTSALTLGEFRVLVDVSVLCTDCGSRYGVADLLSSGGCDCEASESAEVEPPEPEE
- a CDS encoding TRAP transporter permease; translated protein: MSTETASTEPDSGLLRGLDVTVTAAALLFWAGVLYWAQTQAISQVRFATAFVGGILTVYALNETRLAIADGDWIDGAVLIPASLALMTASAFFAINFQDVYLQRQGYALEHEYMLARLVVLSLMYLTWREFGNVFLGLIFAVFAYAMYGNYVPGVLGHAGMQQATLLQATVTDLYGFYGSLTQITASWIAPFLLYAGLLFAYGAFDLILRVAIVAAKYIESGIAQTAVLSSAVIGSINGSYTANAAMTGSFTIPTMQEAGMEGHRAAGIEAVASTSGQVLPPVMGASAFVMASYLGVPYLDIVVAGLVPAAILVVSISIAVHYLAIADSSSQDMEFSEFFDEELSTEKKIFEALRFGVPFALLIYLLGIVQYTVMTSALYTVVAMMVTGVLMPPLQRVVDSSGTSPVGEFVTQVKNTVHGIRRGAIILAPIAIILVVISGVVNLFSTTGIPAKIALLLINISGGVLLFAVLLGMGVAILMGVGMPTVAAYVIVAILIVPTFVSDFNVAPITAHYTMFYAAILAGITPPVATAAVIAAGIAEANFWRTCGAAVRIAAPLFVLPVAFVYNPAMISMEPGLGTLYVGLLVLLGAVTIIYGLNYPFKMRPGRKLGARALLATLGVLIMTYPSDVAKIAGIAVFAAVFVAEKVMIRGLKLPFGRGASQ
- a CDS encoding acetyl-CoA hydrolase/transferase C-terminal domain-containing protein, producing the protein MSRGPDRLPVERRLHGDVPLVDAETAAAAIDADATVLTSGFGSVGYPKAIPLALAESPRDLSLTLVASGKVGDEIDVDLVGSGAVERRFSYQSSRVAREKTDAREIAFSDRNASSIGDEVQYGGLVDPDVAVVEAVAVGEDWFVPSTSLGQVPAFVEAADELYVELNRHQPLELQALHDVYRPDAPPDRGPIPLSDPGERIGTPHVEFDPEKLAGVVETEIPDSTYTFRDPTDDDLAIAANLGSFLREELERSPVFDDAVHLQFGVGSLGNALMGELQALDFGDREVVYFGELIQDGLFDMLDAGGLEAASATSLALTDEGQQRLFEDVERYAEDVVLRPADVSNHPGLIDQFGVVGVNSAIEFDLYGNVNSTHVRGERMINGVGGSADFNRNSLITVCALPSALDDGAVSRVVPQTFHVDHTEHDVDVFVTEQGVADVRGLSPVERAELIIERCAHPEFAPELRSYLDDVCEREYHIPQDVERAAEWFE